One genomic region from Phragmites australis chromosome 1, lpPhrAust1.1, whole genome shotgun sequence encodes:
- the LOC133887063 gene encoding protein SPEAR1-like, with product MRSSNAGEEMCMESGSAASRRGGKKAAEHKANKQPQRGLGVAQLEKIRLHNQMMAAYRSHQDVRIMQVPFAAPSVAPVAGAPSFQPYLTDCNVEATDRGIIGVQYYDNLLPYSSSPPPPLFPHDVRDSPGQRLGQGRKPQQRYCVSTSDASSAEELDLELRL from the exons ATGCGAAGCAGCAACGCCGGCGAGGAGATGTGCATGGAGAGCGGCAGCGCAGCGAGTAGGCGCGGGGGCAAGAAGGCGGCGGAGCACAAGGCGAACAAGCAGCCGCAGCGCGGGCTGGGCGTGGCGCAGCTGGAGAAGATCCGCCTCCACAACCAGATGATGGCCGCCTACCGATCACACCAG GACGTCAGAATAATGCAGGTGCCATTTGCTGCACCAAGCGTCGCTCCGGTGGCCGGCGCGCCGTCGTTCCAGCCATATCTCACG GACTGCAACGTTGAGGCGACGGACCGGGGGATCATCGGCGTGCAGTACTACGACAACTTGCTGCCGTACAGCTcgagcccgccgccgccgctgttccCGCACGACGTGAGGGATTCGCCGGGCCAGAGGCTGGGGCAGGGGAGGAAGCCGCAGCAGCGCTACTGCGTGAGCACGAGCGACGCGTCCAGCGCCGAGGAGCTCGACTTGGAGCTGAGATTGTAG